In Antarcticibacterium arcticum, the genomic stretch ACAGGAGGGAACCTATCCCTTACCGGAAGCTCAACTCGACAGGTTCATGTTCGCGATCCATTTGAATTATCCATCTTTTGCTGAAGAAGTGGATGTTGTTAAAAATACAACCTCCAATTATGAAGCAAGTATTGATCCTATGTTCTCCGCCCAGGATATAATCGACATCCAAAAGCTGGTCAGGCGGGTTCCGGTGTCTGATAATGTGGTGGAGTACGCTGTAAATCTTGTAGGGAAAACACGCCCACAAGGAAAAACCGCTCCGCAGATTGTTCGGGATTATGTAGATTGGGGAGCAGGCCCAAGGGCATCCCAGAACCTTGTACTTGCAGCGAAGGCCCATGCTATAGTTAATGGCAAATTCTCTCCAGATATTGAAAATATTCAGGCCGTAGCCCTTGGAATTCTGAGACACCGTGTAATTAAAAATTACAAAGCCGAAGCAGAAGGAATTACGGAGGAACACATCATTAAAAGCTTATTTTAAAATCTTCCGCAATTTTCCATATTCAGGAATGACCCAATTTTGAATTAGTTACAGGGTTACGGTTGTAATCAGCTATTCTCAAACTTTTTGGTTTCTCTCTTTTTTTACTGTCTTATTTAGCTCCCGTATTTTATTTTTTTTCTACGGAAAGCTATCTCTCATCTTGGCAGAAATAAATTTCAGAAGACTGGGTAGGCTCAAAGTTTTACCAATTTCGTAAAATCCTCTTTCCAAATTCCGGATTTCGTAAATACCGAATCTATTTTTTGTAAAAAATTGAATTATATACAATGAATATTCGGTTTAAGTTGGAATTTTTAATAATCATTCAAATTTTGTACTTTTGCAAAGCTTTTAAGAAAATAAAAAATCACACATATGGCATACGATATTGATATGATCAGGAAGGTTTACAGCCAAATGACACAACGTGTAAATAAAGCACGTGAAGTTGTGGGAAAACCTTTAACGCTTTCAGAAAAAATACTTTATTCGCATTTATGGGACGGGGAAACTACCCAGGCCTTTCGTCGGGGTAAGGACTATGTAGATTTTGCACCAGACAGGATTGCCTGCCAGGATGCAACCGCCCAAATGGCCCTGCTGCAATTCATGCAGGCTGGTAAAAAAACAGTGGCAGTACCTACTACGGTTCATTGTGACCACCTAATTCAGGCAAAGTCTGGGGCGTTTCTGGATCTTCAGGCTGCCAATAAGTCCAGTAGAGAAGTTTTTGATTTTTTAGAATCTGTATCCAATAAATACGGGATTGGTTTCTGGAGACCGGGAGCGGGAATCATTCACCAGGTGGTTTTGGAAAATTATGCATTTCCCGGTGGAATGATGATAGGAACAGATTCTCATACAGTAAATGCCGGAGGTCTGGGAATGATCGCAATTGGGGTTGGAGGCGCAGATGCCGTAGATGTTATGGCCGGAATGGCTTGGGAATTGAAATTCCCTAAACTTATTGGAGTTAAATTAACCGGAAAATTATCCGGCTGGACCGCTCCAAAAGATGTGATCTTAAAAGTTGCCGGAATCTTAACCGTGAAAGGTGGAACAGGTGCCATTATTGAATATTTTGGCGAAGGAGCCCGCTCTATGTCGGCTACCGGGAAAGGAACTATTTGTAATATGGGTGCCGAAGTTGGAGCAACCACTTCCACCTTTGGGTATGATGATTCAATGGAGCGCTATCTTAATGCCACCAATCGTGAAGATGTTGCTAGTGCTGCCAATGAAATAAGAGAATATCTTACAGGTGATGATGAAGTGTATGCAAATCCCGAACAATATTTTGATGAAGTAATCGAGATCAACCTTTCTGAATTAAGGCCACACCTTAACGGGCCTTTCACTCCAGATCTTGCCACTCCTATTTCTGAAATGGCTGTAAAAGCCAAGGAAAATGACTGGCCAATAAATGTAGACTGGGGGTTGATAGGTTCATGTACCAACTCTTCCTATGAAGATCTTACGCGTGCCGCTTCAATTGCGAAACAGGCAGTAGATAAAAAAGTAAAAGCAAGGTCTGATTTTGGAATTAATCCGGGTTCTGAAACCATTCGTTTTACAGCAGAGCGTGATGGCTTACTTCAAATCTTCGAAGATCTTAATGCGACAATATTTACCAATGCCTGCGGCCCATGTATTGGCCAGTGGGACAGAAGTGACCGTAAAGGTGATGAGAAGAATACCATAGTGCATTCTTTTAACAGGAATTTCTCCAAACGTGCAGATGGAAATCCCAACACGCATGCATTCGTAGGGTCCCCAGAGATGGTTGCCGCTATTGCAATTGCGGGTAGACTGGATTTTGATCCTACCCGTGATAAATTGCTTAATGAAGACGGGGTAGAAGTAATGCTGGATGAGCCTACAGGAATTGAACTTCCTCCAAAAGGATTTGATGTTGATGATCCGGGATATGTTGCCCCATCTGAAGACGGAAACCATGTGGAAGTAAAGGTCGCTAAGGATAGTGAGAGATTGCAATTACTGGAGCCTTTTGAAGAATGGGATGGGAATAACCTAACCGGTGCAAAATTGCTTATAAAAGCATTTGGAAAATGTACTACAGATCATATTTCAATGGCAGGTCCCTGGTTGAGATTTAGAGGTCATCTGGATAATATCTCAAATAATATGCTTATTGGTGCCATTAACGCCTTTAACATGAAAACAAATTATGTGAAAAACCAGATCACAGGGGAATATGATGGTGTTCCGGTGGTACAAAGAGCTTATAAGGCGGCAGGAATTCCAACAGTTGTAGTTGGAGATCACAATTATGGTGAAGGTTCTTCGAGAGAACATGCAGCCATGGAGCCACGGTTTTTAGGAGTAAAGGTCGTTCTTGTGAAATCCTTTGCAAGGATACACGAAACCAACCTTAAAAAGCAGGGAATGCTGGGTATTACATTCCAAAATGAGGCAGATTATGACTTAATCCAGGAAGATGATACTTTTAATTTCACAGACCTTGAGAATTTTGCACCGGACAGACCTTTAACTATTGAGGTGATTCATGCAGATGGCAGTAAAGATATTGTGATGGCAAACCATACATATAACCAACCGCAAATTGAATGGTACAAAAATGGATCGGCATTGAACCTTATTAAAAAACAAAGTGCCGCCTAATTAACGGATTATAATTTTTTAAAACCGCGAATTTTACGGAGTTCGCGGTTTTTTTATTTTATGTAGAAATAAAAGGTGGATTCCCCTCGAAATAAATATGAAGCGGCCTTATTTTTTAAAAAATGAATATATTATTAGCCGGTTTCCACTTAAAATAAGAATTTCAAATTAGGAGCAGGCGTGTAAATTTCTTTACTTTACAGGATAAAAGCTTTGTAATGAAACTCTTTAAAAATCAATGGTCAAACATACTTATTGGGGTAATTATTCTTGCATTTATCATCCCGGGAACGCGGAAACCAATACAGATATTTTTAAATAAAATATTTTCTTTTAGCCCCTCCATTACTTCTGAAGAGGACAGAAAATCTATTGCGAGCTATGAATGGACTCTCGAAAAAAATAACAAGGACCGCGCAAATTTATCTGAAAGTGAAGGGGAAGTAGTGCTTATAAATTTTTGGGCGACCTGGTGCCCTCCCTGTATCGCCGAGATGCCCAGTTTTCAGGAATTGTATAAAGATTACCAGGATAAAATAACTTTTATATTTGTTTCTTCAGAAGATCATGAAACAGTTCGTGGATATTTGAATCGAAAAAGTTTTACCCTGCCTGCTTACAGGCCATTAAGCCAGCCTCCTGCCCCTATGAATGGAAATACGCTCCCTACCACGTATCTATTGGACAAACAGGGAAATATTGTAATTAAAAAAGTAGGAGCTGCCGACTGGAACAGTAGTAGTGTAAGGGAAACTATTGATGGGCTATTGGTAAAATAGTCAAGAATATTTTTCAAGTGCAGCGGAAGATCAAAATGTTTTTCTGAAAAACGATCTTAAGAATTGAGGATGATAGAGAGAAAACATAATTTTTAGATCTTCAGTAACTGTGGTTTCTTCATCAAGGAATTTAAATATTTCCTGCGGAGAGTTTTTACTGTATAATTTACTAAAGATATCTTCTCCCATTTCATTATTTCTTGCCAAAACATCCAGAAAAATCGCATCATACCAGCGAAATTTTTTATTGGTAAGATCTTCCCCTGGTTCAGCTCCTCTTTTAATATTTGAAATAATTTGTGTTACTTTTTTTTCTGTATGTTTAAAAGAGTATCCAGATGATCCTTTTACCCAGGATCCTGCCGTACCAATCTTGGTAATTCTGGGGGTAGTGTCTTTATGAAAAGGATAGGTTGTCATGGGGATTACACCTTTTTCCGTTTCTTTTATCTGGTATTCATTAATGTTTAGAAAGGTTTCTATATAAGTCTTTAATTGATGATCATAGATAGCTTCTTCAGTAAGAAAAGGGGTAAAGAAAGTATATTCTATAAGTGCCTCTGTAGGAGATAGGGGCAGTACATATGTAAAACTTGTACTTCCTTGATATTTCAACCGGTAATCCATCATAGTAAAGATCTCAGGATCAAATCGAGCTTCATTGGTGGTGATCTTCCAGCCTTTGAAGTGCTGAAAAACAGTGGAAGTTTCAGGATCATTGAGGTAGTCACCTGTTATGCGGCTGTCAAATATATGTAAGGCACTGTAAGAATCTTTACTGCCGTAAGCTATGCATGAAGCCTCGTCTATAGATTCGATCTCATCTGTTATAAATGTAACATTGGGCAAATCTTTCAGCCGTGATCTTATATAATTGTAAAAATCCAGAGACCGCAGCATTTTATAGGTATAGGGCAAAAGGTCTAGTTCTATGTTTTTTTCCGAAGAAATAAAAAGTCCCCGTTCCCAGCTCTTATATATAATATCGTCCCATTTACCTTTTCCCTGCTCCCAAAAACACCAGGTTTTATCATTTGTATCCTTTAACGAAGGATCAATTACTGCAAAGGTTTTTTGTTCAAAAAATCTGTCGGTCCCAAATTCCAGTGCCAGCTGAAGTCCGGCCAGGCCTCCCCCAATGATTATGTAATCATAATTTAAAGACATTTAAAGTGTATTGGTTCAAGGCTGCTACTTTTTAAAGTACTTAAATGGCACCCATAGCATTCCGAAACATTCACCTTCATCTTTTCCAAGATGTTTATGGTGCATTTTATGAGC encodes the following:
- a CDS encoding AAA family ATPase, whose product is MSDVTAVENFVVTHKKLKQEIAKVIVGQDEVVDQILLSIFSGGHALLIGVPGLAKTLMVNTIAQALGLEFKRIQFTPDLMPSDILGSEILDENRHFKFIKGPVFSNIILADEINRTPPKTQAALLEAMQERAVTVAGNHYKLSLPYFVLATQNPIEQEGTYPLPEAQLDRFMFAIHLNYPSFAEEVDVVKNTTSNYEASIDPMFSAQDIIDIQKLVRRVPVSDNVVEYAVNLVGKTRPQGKTAPQIVRDYVDWGAGPRASQNLVLAAKAHAIVNGKFSPDIENIQAVALGILRHRVIKNYKAEAEGITEEHIIKSLF
- a CDS encoding aconitate hydratase gives rise to the protein MAYDIDMIRKVYSQMTQRVNKAREVVGKPLTLSEKILYSHLWDGETTQAFRRGKDYVDFAPDRIACQDATAQMALLQFMQAGKKTVAVPTTVHCDHLIQAKSGAFLDLQAANKSSREVFDFLESVSNKYGIGFWRPGAGIIHQVVLENYAFPGGMMIGTDSHTVNAGGLGMIAIGVGGADAVDVMAGMAWELKFPKLIGVKLTGKLSGWTAPKDVILKVAGILTVKGGTGAIIEYFGEGARSMSATGKGTICNMGAEVGATTSTFGYDDSMERYLNATNREDVASAANEIREYLTGDDEVYANPEQYFDEVIEINLSELRPHLNGPFTPDLATPISEMAVKAKENDWPINVDWGLIGSCTNSSYEDLTRAASIAKQAVDKKVKARSDFGINPGSETIRFTAERDGLLQIFEDLNATIFTNACGPCIGQWDRSDRKGDEKNTIVHSFNRNFSKRADGNPNTHAFVGSPEMVAAIAIAGRLDFDPTRDKLLNEDGVEVMLDEPTGIELPPKGFDVDDPGYVAPSEDGNHVEVKVAKDSERLQLLEPFEEWDGNNLTGAKLLIKAFGKCTTDHISMAGPWLRFRGHLDNISNNMLIGAINAFNMKTNYVKNQITGEYDGVPVVQRAYKAAGIPTVVVGDHNYGEGSSREHAAMEPRFLGVKVVLVKSFARIHETNLKKQGMLGITFQNEADYDLIQEDDTFNFTDLENFAPDRPLTIEVIHADGSKDIVMANHTYNQPQIEWYKNGSALNLIKKQSAA
- a CDS encoding TlpA family protein disulfide reductase produces the protein MKLFKNQWSNILIGVIILAFIIPGTRKPIQIFLNKIFSFSPSITSEEDRKSIASYEWTLEKNNKDRANLSESEGEVVLINFWATWCPPCIAEMPSFQELYKDYQDKITFIFVSSEDHETVRGYLNRKSFTLPAYRPLSQPPAPMNGNTLPTTYLLDKQGNIVIKKVGAADWNSSSVRETIDGLLVK
- a CDS encoding lycopene cyclase family protein, producing the protein MSLNYDYIIIGGGLAGLQLALEFGTDRFFEQKTFAVIDPSLKDTNDKTWCFWEQGKGKWDDIIYKSWERGLFISSEKNIELDLLPYTYKMLRSLDFYNYIRSRLKDLPNVTFITDEIESIDEASCIAYGSKDSYSALHIFDSRITGDYLNDPETSTVFQHFKGWKITTNEARFDPEIFTMMDYRLKYQGSTSFTYVLPLSPTEALIEYTFFTPFLTEEAIYDHQLKTYIETFLNINEYQIKETEKGVIPMTTYPFHKDTTPRITKIGTAGSWVKGSSGYSFKHTEKKVTQIISNIKRGAEPGEDLTNKKFRWYDAIFLDVLARNNEMGEDIFSKLYSKNSPQEIFKFLDEETTVTEDLKIMFSLYHPQFLRSFFRKTF